The following proteins are co-located in the Pseudomonadota bacterium genome:
- the murA gene encoding UDP-N-acetylglucosamine 1-carboxyvinyltransferase has translation MDKFVIEGGERLQGTVRISGSKNAVLPLLAATILQKGEYRIDNVPRLKDVRTMTRLIALLGGATEWADEHSLKVDTRDLTNHVAPYEIVKEMRASVLVLGSLIGGLRRATVSYPGGCAIGERPIDLHLKGLSALGCDVRLREGYVDVTAKKLKGARIHFDKTTVGGTENMLMAAVMAKGETIIENAACEPEVVDLAHMLKRMGAKIEGEGTEIVKIKGVDQLMPCDYEVIPDRIETGTFLVACGITRGNIEIEGCIPSHIQPIIEKLREVGMDIIENGATIRASMSKKRPNAADIRTAPYPGFPTDMQAQIMALMSTAKGTSAITETIFENRMMHAAELRRMGADIRVIGNTAIVKGIKMLTGAKVMATDLRASASLILAGLTAYGTTEVSRIYHIDRGYESIEEKLKGLGARIERRKNEGLGS, from the coding sequence ATGGATAAATTTGTCATAGAAGGCGGAGAAAGATTACAGGGCACCGTGAGGATAAGCGGGTCGAAAAATGCCGTCCTGCCGCTCCTTGCTGCAACAATTCTTCAAAAGGGCGAGTACAGGATTGACAATGTTCCGCGATTAAAGGATGTTCGCACCATGACGAGACTCATTGCGCTGCTGGGAGGGGCTACAGAATGGGCAGACGAACATTCGTTGAAGGTGGATACGAGAGACCTGACGAACCATGTAGCCCCTTATGAAATTGTAAAAGAAATGAGGGCATCTGTTCTGGTGCTCGGCTCTCTTATAGGGGGCTTACGCAGGGCAACCGTATCATATCCTGGCGGTTGTGCCATAGGCGAAAGGCCTATAGACTTACATTTAAAAGGACTCTCAGCGCTGGGCTGCGATGTAAGGCTGAGAGAAGGATATGTGGACGTGACAGCAAAAAAGCTTAAGGGCGCACGGATTCATTTTGACAAGACCACTGTTGGCGGAACCGAAAACATGTTGATGGCGGCCGTTATGGCAAAGGGGGAAACCATCATTGAAAATGCTGCCTGTGAGCCGGAAGTTGTTGACCTGGCGCATATGCTGAAACGGATGGGCGCAAAAATCGAAGGAGAAGGCACAGAGATTGTTAAGATTAAGGGTGTGGATCAGCTAATGCCCTGTGACTATGAAGTTATACCCGACAGAATAGAGACAGGTACTTTTCTCGTGGCTTGTGGCATAACGAGAGGCAATATAGAGATTGAGGGGTGTATTCCCTCGCACATACAGCCGATTATTGAAAAGTTGAGAGAAGTGGGAATGGATATTATCGAAAACGGGGCAACGATAAGGGCATCAATGTCGAAAAAGAGGCCAAACGCAGCAGACATACGGACAGCCCCCTACCCGGGGTTCCCTACAGACATGCAGGCACAGATAATGGCCCTGATGAGCACAGCAAAGGGCACAAGCGCTATAACCGAAACAATCTTTGAGAACAGGATGATGCATGCCGCAGAATTGAGAAGAATGGGTGCGGACATAAGGGTGATAGGTAATACTGCTATTGTGAAGGGCATTAAAATGCTCACCGGTGCAAAGGTTATGGCTACAGACCTGCGGGCAAGCGCATCTCTTATTCTGGCAGGACTCACCGCATACGGCACCACGGAGGTTTCAAGGATATACCATATAGACAGGGGTTATGAATCGATAGAAGAAAAGCTGAAAGGCCTCGGTGCAAGAATCGAGAGGAGGAAGAATGAAGGTCTGGGATCTTGA
- the prmC gene encoding peptide chain release factor N(5)-glutamine methyltransferase — protein sequence MSLRIRDIVVGERDVTRLDLVNIIAHALSIRKEEVFASYERVVCREEASRIEGLLKSRREGTPLAYILKEKEFFSEVFFVDERVLIPRPETETLVEEALKIIRTRKDPLLLLDMGTGPGTIGLTIAKKTRHNVMCVDISPDALCVAKKNALLLDISDSTSLICSDLFSAIQKSVKFDLILANLPYIPSEEWNTLMRDVRDFEPEIALNGGEGGVEIYRRFIDALPHYLKRNGHVLCEIGSATQAVNIQKALGYSGFEVEIKLDLSGKERVIIGSWINLS from the coding sequence TTGTCGTTGCGAATCAGGGACATTGTTGTTGGAGAAAGAGATGTTACAAGACTTGACCTTGTAAATATCATTGCCCACGCCCTTTCAATACGCAAAGAAGAGGTCTTTGCGAGTTATGAGAGGGTGGTGTGCAGAGAAGAAGCTTCCCGGATAGAAGGGCTCTTGAAATCAAGGCGGGAAGGAACCCCCCTTGCCTATATACTGAAAGAAAAAGAATTTTTTTCGGAGGTGTTTTTTGTGGACGAAAGGGTTCTTATACCAAGACCCGAAACAGAGACGCTTGTTGAAGAGGCCCTGAAGATAATCAGGACAAGGAAAGACCCCCTTCTTTTGCTGGACATGGGCACAGGGCCCGGCACCATCGGTTTAACCATTGCAAAAAAAACCAGGCACAACGTAATGTGTGTGGATATTTCCCCGGACGCATTGTGTGTGGCAAAAAAGAACGCACTGCTGTTAGACATATCAGACAGTACCAGCCTTATTTGTTCCGACCTTTTCAGCGCTATTCAGAAAAGCGTAAAATTTGATCTGATTCTTGCAAATCTCCCCTACATTCCTTCCGAAGAGTGGAATACCTTAATGCGCGACGTGCGGGATTTCGAGCCCGAAATTGCACTTAACGGGGGCGAAGGCGGCGTTGAAATCTATAGAAGGTTTATAGACGCGCTTCCGCATTATTTAAAAAGGAACGGGCACGTTCTGTGTGAGATTGGCAGCGCCACACAGGCTGTCAATATACAAAAAGCTTTAGGATATTCAGGGTTTGAAGTGGAGATAAAATTAGATCTGAGCGGAAAGGAAAGGGTAATCATAGGATCATGGATAAATTTGTCATAG
- the prfA gene encoding peptide chain release factor 1 — protein sequence MFEKLEESERRYEEIEHEMAKPEAVANMEVYKKLTKEYAELKEIVEPFREWKKTKDEEEKTLEMLKSETQEEMKALIKEEANHLSDGKEKLETLLRGRLLGRHEKNVQNTFLEIRAGTGGEEAALFARDLFTMYTRYAEKMKWKTELMAASISDLGGFKEVVMVIEARDAYGQLRHESGVHRVQRVPVTEAQGRIHTSAVTVAVLPEPEETEINMSAEDLRIDVFRSSGPGGQHVNTTDSAVRITHIPTGLVVTCQDEKSQHKNKSKAIRVLRTRLKEKMEAEKELEISEERKKQVGSGDRSERIRTYNFPQGRVTDHRIGLTLYKLQNVLDGNIEDIVNPLVAHFQSESLKAG from the coding sequence ATGTTCGAGAAATTAGAAGAGTCCGAAAGGCGCTATGAAGAGATAGAGCATGAAATGGCAAAGCCGGAGGCTGTTGCCAACATGGAGGTCTATAAAAAACTTACAAAAGAATATGCGGAGCTGAAAGAGATTGTTGAACCTTTCAGGGAATGGAAAAAGACGAAGGACGAAGAAGAGAAGACCCTTGAAATGCTCAAATCAGAAACGCAGGAAGAGATGAAGGCCCTCATAAAAGAGGAGGCAAACCATCTATCAGACGGCAAGGAAAAGCTTGAAACACTCCTGCGGGGAAGATTGTTGGGCAGGCACGAGAAGAACGTTCAGAATACCTTTCTCGAGATAAGAGCAGGCACCGGGGGCGAAGAGGCAGCGCTTTTTGCGAGAGACCTTTTTACAATGTACACGAGATACGCGGAGAAGATGAAATGGAAGACCGAATTGATGGCTGCAAGCATATCTGATCTCGGCGGATTCAAAGAGGTTGTTATGGTAATAGAGGCCAGGGATGCATACGGCCAGCTCAGACATGAGAGCGGTGTTCACAGGGTACAGAGGGTCCCCGTAACAGAGGCCCAGGGAAGAATCCATACATCGGCGGTGACCGTGGCTGTTCTGCCCGAGCCCGAGGAGACGGAAATAAACATGAGCGCTGAGGACCTGAGAATTGATGTATTCAGATCAAGCGGGCCCGGAGGGCAACACGTGAACACCACAGACTCTGCGGTGCGGATAACCCACATACCGACGGGCCTTGTGGTAACCTGCCAGGACGAAAAGTCCCAGCACAAGAACAAGTCAAAGGCCATCAGGGTGCTTAGAACAAGGCTTAAAGAGAAGATGGAAGCGGAGAAGGAGCTGGAAATATCTGAAGAGAGAAAAAAACAGGTTGGCAGCGGCGACAGGAGCGAAAGAATCAGAACGTACAATTTTCCCCAGGGAAGGGTCACAGATCATAGAATCGGCTTGACACTCTATAAACTGCAGAATGTTTTAGATGGAAACATTGAAGACATCGTAAACCCACTCGTTGCCCATTTTCAGTCGGAGTCTTTAAAAGCAGGGTAA
- the rpmE gene encoding 50S ribosomal protein L31: MKKGIHPNLKKATVKCACGNTFETLSVREKISVEICAKCHPVFTGKEKRLDSTGQVEKFEKRYGKKTT; the protein is encoded by the coding sequence ATGAAGAAAGGGATACATCCAAATCTCAAGAAGGCAACGGTTAAGTGTGCCTGCGGCAACACCTTTGAGACCTTATCGGTAAGGGAAAAGATAAGCGTAGAAATATGTGCAAAGTGTCACCCTGTTTTTACCGGCAAGGAAAAACGGCTTGACTCTACCGGACAGGTGGAGAAATTTGAGAAGAGGTACGGCAAAAAAACCACCTGA
- the rho gene encoding transcription termination factor Rho, whose amino-acid sequence MHLNDLKRTKIGGLTQIAKDLNVENASGLRKQELIFAILQAMVDKNESVYGEGVLEILPEGFGFLRSTDSNYLPGPDDIYISPSQIKRFGLRTGDTISGQIRPPKDNEKYFALLKVETVNFDDPSVAKDKIIFDNLTPIYPNERTVLETNSTNMSTRVMDLFTPIGKGQRGLIVAPPRTGKTMLLQHIANSITANHKEIILIVLLIDERPEEVTDMMRSVNGEVISSTFDEPATRHVQVAEIVIEKAKRLVEHKRDVVILLDSITRLARAYNTVVPSSGKILSGGIDASAMQKPRRFFGAAKNIEEGGSLTIVATALIDTGSRMDEVIFEEFKGTGNMEIYLDRKLAEKRVFPAIDINKSGTRKEELLIENGDLSRIWLLRKVLQPMNPVDSMEFLIEKLADSDSNKDFIYSMSKGV is encoded by the coding sequence ATGCATCTTAATGATTTAAAGAGAACCAAGATCGGGGGACTTACACAGATTGCAAAGGATCTGAACGTAGAGAACGCATCAGGACTGAGGAAACAGGAACTGATATTCGCTATATTACAGGCAATGGTGGACAAGAACGAGTCCGTATATGGTGAAGGCGTTCTGGAAATACTCCCGGAAGGGTTTGGGTTTTTGAGATCTACAGACTCAAACTATCTACCCGGCCCTGACGATATATACATCTCCCCATCACAGATAAAAAGGTTTGGCCTGAGGACAGGAGACACCATATCGGGTCAAATCAGACCGCCGAAAGACAACGAGAAATACTTTGCCCTTCTTAAGGTCGAAACGGTTAACTTTGACGACCCGAGCGTTGCAAAGGACAAGATAATTTTTGATAATCTCACACCCATATATCCTAACGAAAGAACCGTGCTTGAAACAAACAGCACCAACATGTCGACAAGGGTTATGGACCTCTTCACGCCTATCGGCAAGGGCCAGAGGGGGCTCATAGTAGCACCCCCAAGAACAGGCAAGACCATGCTTCTTCAGCACATAGCGAACAGCATAACCGCCAACCATAAGGAGATTATTCTCATCGTCCTGCTCATCGACGAAAGACCCGAGGAGGTTACCGACATGATGAGGTCTGTAAATGGTGAAGTAATAAGTTCAACCTTTGATGAGCCCGCAACAAGACACGTTCAGGTTGCAGAAATAGTTATAGAAAAGGCGAAAAGGCTTGTTGAGCACAAAAGGGACGTAGTTATTCTTCTGGACAGCATCACAAGGCTTGCGAGGGCTTATAACACGGTGGTTCCTTCGAGCGGAAAGATTCTCTCGGGCGGCATTGATGCATCGGCCATGCAGAAACCGAGAAGGTTTTTCGGGGCGGCCAAGAATATCGAGGAAGGGGGCAGCCTTACCATCGTTGCAACTGCATTGATAGACACAGGGAGCAGGATGGACGAGGTCATTTTTGAAGAATTTAAGGGAACGGGCAATATGGAGATATATTTAGACAGAAAACTTGCCGAGAAAAGGGTATTTCCTGCCATCGACATTAATAAATCAGGAACAAGAAAAGAAGAGTTGCTGATAGAAAACGGCGACTTATCGAGAATATGGCTTTTGAGAAAGGTATTACAACCCATGAACCCGGTTGACTCCATGGAGTTTTTAATCGAAAAGCTGGCGGATTCCGATTCAAACAAAGACTTTATATATTCCATGAGCAAAGGAGTGTAA
- the coaE gene encoding dephospho-CoA kinase (Dephospho-CoA kinase (CoaE) performs the final step in coenzyme A biosynthesis.), whose translation MILVGITGIIGSGKTTVSSMLKKEGFEVIDLDGIAKEVLSLEDVKKEIGNVFGTEYISGDHVNIEKMRSAAFQNRDSLKKLEKIVHPGIVERLFRNAEQIKKSGAKSVIIDGPLLFETGLYKKMDRTVVVSTDAEMLTVRLKNRGMDEEDVKRRMAFQMPLKEKERTADWVVHNNGTVEDLKKETAMLLEKIKGWEVEPHAS comes from the coding sequence ATGATCCTCGTAGGCATAACCGGCATTATAGGGAGCGGAAAGACCACCGTATCAAGCATGCTTAAAAAAGAAGGGTTTGAGGTAATCGACCTCGACGGGATCGCCAAAGAAGTGCTTTCCTTGGAAGACGTGAAAAAAGAAATAGGTAATGTTTTTGGTACAGAGTATATTTCGGGGGATCACGTAAACATCGAGAAAATGAGGAGCGCCGCATTCCAGAACAGAGATTCGTTAAAAAAACTCGAAAAGATAGTGCACCCCGGAATAGTAGAAAGACTGTTTAGAAATGCAGAGCAGATTAAAAAAAGCGGCGCAAAATCAGTCATAATAGACGGCCCTCTCCTTTTTGAGACAGGACTGTACAAGAAGATGGACAGAACCGTTGTAGTATCCACGGATGCGGAAATGCTGACCGTGAGACTAAAAAACAGGGGAATGGACGAAGAGGATGTTAAAAGAAGGATGGCCTTTCAGATGCCCCTGAAAGAGAAAGAAAGAACGGCAGACTGGGTTGTGCACAACAACGGGACAGTCGAGGACCTTAAAAAAGAAACAGCAATGCTTTTGGAAAAGATAAAAGGATGGGAGGTAGAACCACATGCATCTTAA
- the gyrB gene encoding DNA topoisomerase (ATP-hydrolyzing) subunit B, with the protein MREYGAENIKILDGLDAVRKVPSMYIGNTATEGLHHLVYELVDNSVDEALEGYCNRIAITIHRDNSVTCEDNGRGIPVALHAGENMSALEVVLTKLHAGGKFDKDTYRYSAGLHGVGLSVVNALSEYLEVEIRRDGKVYFQRYACGNRLMDLKIIGDTDKTGTKVKFKPDKNIFETIEFSNDVLTHRMREISFLNNGIYIVLTDERKGKRQEFKHEGGVKSFVKFLNVNKTVLFEEPIHISSTKQTIDVLEVAIQYNDGYNENINSFVNNVNTQEGGSHVTGFRSALTRSINNFIQSNSTQKNKESVSGDDIKEGLVAVISIKIQNPQFEGQTKAKLGNSEVKGFVESIMNEKLAEYFEINQNVAKIIINKAYETKKAREAAKKAKDLVKNKSLIEGGILPGKLADCQESNPDICELFIVEGDSAGGSAKQGRDRKVQAILPLKGKILNVEKANQEKVLLNNEIRSVYLAVGINSDNIERLRYKKIIIMTDADVDGSHIRTLLLTLFYRKIPEIIMNGYLYIAQPPLYKTKQGNKEVYIKDEDEFESFVTRRGVEKVECRVGGKEVNKDLLKEHIEGMRRVERFLKEMSRSGIDRTTMLGLFRSNIWRREDFEEKEKLDAFKAHMSRAGYTVEMERDREHNLYRLYIKKADKEEIPVEIDYETCSQEDYTDRLKDYNKVKEFYEEEIVITDGGSRTETKGTEDFVKYINERGKDGISIQRYKGLGEMNPEQLWETTMNPEKRSLLRVSIEDAIGADQMFTVLMGSNIETRRAFIEENAMNVRNLDI; encoded by the coding sequence ATGAGAGAATACGGAGCAGAAAACATAAAAATTTTAGACGGACTTGATGCGGTAAGGAAGGTTCCGTCTATGTACATAGGAAACACCGCCACAGAGGGCCTCCACCATCTTGTATATGAGCTTGTTGATAATAGCGTGGACGAAGCGCTGGAAGGTTATTGTAACAGAATTGCAATTACTATACACAGAGACAACAGCGTAACATGCGAGGATAACGGGAGAGGCATTCCGGTAGCATTACACGCAGGCGAGAACATGTCAGCGCTGGAGGTTGTTCTGACAAAACTGCATGCAGGCGGCAAGTTTGACAAAGACACCTACAGATATTCTGCAGGCCTGCACGGGGTAGGTCTGTCAGTAGTTAATGCACTGTCCGAATATCTTGAAGTAGAGATAAGAAGGGACGGTAAGGTTTATTTTCAGAGATATGCATGCGGCAACAGGCTGATGGATTTGAAGATCATAGGAGATACCGATAAAACCGGCACAAAGGTAAAATTTAAGCCCGACAAAAACATATTTGAAACAATAGAATTCAGTAACGATGTTCTTACCCACAGAATGAGAGAAATATCGTTTCTCAATAACGGCATATACATTGTTTTGACTGATGAGAGGAAAGGAAAAAGACAGGAATTCAAACACGAAGGCGGCGTAAAATCCTTTGTAAAATTCCTCAACGTCAACAAAACCGTACTTTTTGAAGAACCGATCCATATTTCGAGCACCAAACAGACAATTGACGTTCTGGAAGTCGCTATTCAGTACAATGACGGATATAACGAGAATATTAACAGTTTTGTAAACAACGTGAACACACAGGAAGGCGGGTCACACGTAACAGGGTTCAGAAGTGCACTCACAAGAAGTATAAATAACTTTATACAGTCCAACTCAACCCAGAAAAACAAAGAAAGCGTTTCCGGCGATGATATAAAAGAAGGTCTGGTGGCAGTTATAAGCATAAAGATACAGAACCCTCAGTTTGAAGGACAGACAAAGGCAAAACTCGGGAACAGCGAGGTTAAGGGTTTTGTCGAGTCCATCATGAACGAAAAACTTGCCGAATATTTTGAGATAAATCAAAACGTTGCAAAAATTATTATTAATAAGGCTTATGAAACAAAAAAGGCAAGAGAGGCAGCAAAAAAAGCGAAGGATCTTGTAAAAAACAAAAGCCTTATAGAAGGAGGGATACTGCCGGGAAAGCTCGCTGATTGTCAGGAAAGTAACCCGGACATATGCGAACTCTTCATTGTAGAGGGGGATTCGGCAGGGGGCTCTGCAAAACAGGGAAGGGACCGCAAGGTTCAGGCAATTTTGCCATTAAAAGGAAAGATACTTAACGTCGAAAAAGCAAATCAGGAAAAGGTTCTTTTGAACAACGAAATACGGTCAGTATATCTGGCGGTCGGGATAAATTCTGATAACATAGAGAGGCTCAGGTATAAAAAAATCATTATAATGACCGATGCGGACGTTGATGGCTCACACATCAGAACGCTCCTCCTCACCTTGTTTTACAGAAAGATACCAGAAATAATTATGAACGGGTATCTTTATATAGCACAGCCACCACTTTATAAAACCAAGCAGGGAAACAAAGAGGTCTACATAAAAGACGAAGATGAATTTGAAAGCTTTGTTACGCGAAGAGGCGTCGAAAAGGTAGAATGCCGCGTAGGAGGCAAAGAAGTAAACAAAGACCTTTTAAAAGAACACATAGAGGGAATGAGAAGGGTTGAGCGGTTTCTGAAAGAGATGTCGAGGTCTGGCATCGACAGAACAACCATGCTTGGGCTTTTCAGATCGAACATATGGAGAAGAGAAGACTTTGAAGAAAAAGAGAAATTAGATGCATTCAAAGCGCATATGAGCAGGGCCGGCTATACGGTGGAAATGGAAAGAGACAGGGAACACAACCTCTACAGGCTATATATAAAAAAAGCGGACAAAGAAGAGATCCCCGTTGAAATAGACTATGAAACGTGCAGCCAGGAAGACTATACGGACAGACTCAAGGACTACAATAAAGTAAAAGAATTCTACGAAGAAGAGATAGTAATTACCGATGGTGGTTCAAGAACAGAAACAAAGGGCACAGAGGACTTTGTTAAGTACATTAATGAACGCGGCAAAGACGGAATCAGCATACAGAGATATAAGGGCCTGGGCGAAATGAACCCGGAACAGCTATGGGAAACAACCATGAACCCGGAAAAAAGAAGCCTCCTCAGAGTCTCAATAGAAGACGCCATCGGGGCCGACCAAATGTTCACCGTTTTAATGGGTAGCAACATAGAAACCAGAAGGGCTTTCATAGAAGAAAATGCCATGAATGTCAGAAATCTCGATATATGA
- the dnaN gene encoding DNA polymerase III subunit beta yields MNIVIDKNIFLTPITKLVGITEKRSLMPILSNLLIEFGPSGIRFYSTDLEVSAIGYIDYKTDFEKKIIIHGKKLQEILREMENGDISLEITDNILSIKQKQSEFVLSLQDPEEFPEVKEISGYEEVYINGRILLEMINKVDFAISLDETRYVLTGMYMKGFEGDIIVVGTDGFRMSLYRKDVAGLKGFKGIIIPRRSIAEIERIIGEDEEVKMCIGEKHIQFSTKNVTLISRIIEGSFPDFENVIPESNVNVVRVNKDTIFRGLKKVSAIIGRAEPVKITLYENTMDIEAESEIGRAKEVIEVDYKGEKISMNFNVRFVLDVVSRIDGTDIVIKAPSVYGAVLFEGEEGKNHKNIIMPIRI; encoded by the coding sequence ATGAATATAGTAATAGATAAGAACATATTTCTTACACCAATTACAAAATTAGTCGGCATAACAGAAAAACGATCACTTATGCCAATACTTTCAAATCTCCTTATAGAATTCGGTCCGTCAGGAATCAGGTTTTATTCTACAGACCTTGAAGTAAGCGCCATAGGATATATTGACTATAAAACAGACTTTGAGAAGAAAATCATCATTCACGGGAAAAAACTTCAGGAAATATTAAGAGAAATGGAAAACGGCGATATAAGCCTCGAAATAACAGATAATATTCTTTCAATAAAACAGAAGCAGTCAGAATTTGTACTGAGCTTGCAAGACCCGGAAGAATTTCCGGAAGTAAAAGAAATTTCGGGATATGAAGAGGTTTATATAAATGGCAGGATTTTACTGGAAATGATAAACAAAGTTGACTTTGCCATATCTCTCGATGAAACGCGGTATGTATTGACTGGTATGTATATGAAGGGGTTTGAAGGGGATATAATAGTTGTCGGGACAGACGGTTTTAGGATGTCTTTATATAGGAAAGATGTGGCCGGACTAAAAGGATTTAAAGGAATAATTATTCCAAGGAGATCAATAGCAGAGATTGAGCGGATTATTGGTGAAGATGAAGAGGTAAAGATGTGCATCGGCGAAAAACACATACAATTCAGTACAAAAAACGTCACATTAATTTCAAGAATAATAGAGGGAAGTTTCCCGGACTTTGAGAATGTCATTCCAGAGAGCAACGTGAATGTTGTAAGGGTTAATAAGGACACTATTTTTAGAGGACTAAAAAAGGTTTCGGCAATTATAGGGAGAGCAGAGCCGGTAAAAATAACTTTATATGAAAATACAATGGATATTGAAGCAGAATCAGAGATAGGGCGTGCAAAAGAGGTAATTGAAGTGGATTATAAAGGCGAGAAGATAAGCATGAATTTTAACGTAAGGTTTGTTTTAGATGTGGTTTCTCGTATAGACGGAACAGATATTGTTATAAAAGCTCCTTCTGTATACGGGGCCGTTCTCTTTGAGGGCGAAGAGGGGAAAAATCACAAAAATATTATTATGCCTATAAGGATTTAG
- the dnaA gene encoding chromosomal replication initiator protein DnaA, whose amino-acid sequence MFDILSQIKPKIAGIINEDSYKTWIEPLRFIDYKDGKCCVSVPNTFFRDWVIENFEPILVALLKDVAKENVKMEYVLKKEEKIEEKKVFAVKKAAPYNNFNPRYTFEGFVVGASNQFANAACLAVATNPGKTYNPLFIYGGVGLGKTHLLNAVGNFLIRHGGVNADRICYITAEVFTNELINSLRYEKMDDFRNRFRRMDVLLIDDIQFIAGKERTQAEFFHTFNTLYDNMKQVVVTSDKFPRDIEHFEERLRSRFEWGLIADIQSPDLETKVAILNKKAELENIDLPNDVAFFVASIVDDSVRSLEGSLIRIGAFASLNNVPITVGLAKEIMGHIIKEKKKEITIDMILKEVSSYFSVKVSDIKSGKRVRSVMIPRQVTIYLSRRLTDTSLVGIGEKLGGRDHATIIHSIKRVEEEMKIKKEFKEIVEKIELKVKST is encoded by the coding sequence ATGTTTGACATTCTATCCCAGATAAAACCAAAGATAGCTGGTATAATCAATGAGGACAGCTATAAAACATGGATTGAGCCGTTGCGGTTCATCGACTATAAAGACGGAAAATGTTGCGTGTCCGTTCCAAATACATTTTTTCGTGACTGGGTAATAGAAAACTTTGAACCCATCCTCGTTGCCCTTTTAAAAGACGTTGCAAAAGAAAATGTGAAGATGGAATATGTCCTTAAAAAAGAAGAAAAGATCGAAGAAAAGAAGGTTTTTGCAGTAAAAAAGGCGGCACCGTATAATAATTTTAATCCAAGATATACCTTTGAGGGCTTTGTTGTTGGTGCCAGCAACCAGTTTGCAAATGCGGCGTGTCTTGCTGTTGCGACAAACCCGGGAAAAACGTATAATCCCCTTTTTATATACGGGGGCGTCGGTCTTGGCAAAACACACCTGTTGAATGCCGTCGGAAATTTTCTTATCAGGCACGGAGGGGTTAATGCTGACCGCATATGTTATATCACGGCAGAGGTTTTTACAAACGAGCTTATAAATTCTTTAAGATATGAAAAGATGGATGACTTCAGAAACAGATTTAGAAGAATGGATGTGCTGCTTATTGATGATATTCAGTTTATTGCAGGAAAAGAAAGAACCCAGGCGGAATTTTTCCACACATTTAACACGCTCTATGACAACATGAAACAGGTTGTTGTCACGAGCGATAAGTTTCCGAGAGATATTGAACACTTTGAGGAAAGGCTCCGTTCCAGGTTTGAGTGGGGTCTTATTGCCGATATCCAGTCACCCGATCTTGAAACAAAGGTTGCAATACTTAATAAGAAAGCCGAACTCGAAAATATTGATCTTCCCAATGATGTTGCATTTTTTGTTGCCTCAATTGTTGATGACAGCGTGAGGTCGCTCGAAGGTTCTTTAATAAGAATCGGTGCATTTGCATCATTAAACAATGTTCCTATAACCGTCGGTCTTGCAAAAGAAATTATGGGACACATTATTAAAGAAAAAAAGAAGGAGATTACAATAGATATGATATTAAAGGAGGTATCGTCTTATTTTTCAGTTAAAGTGTCAGATATAAAATCTGGAAAGCGCGTAAGGTCCGTCATGATTCCCCGGCAGGTTACAATATACCTCTCAAGAAGATTAACAGATACTTCTCTTGTTGGTATTGGAGAGAAGCTCGGCGGAAGAGATCACGCCACAATAATCCATTCTATAAAGAGGGTGGAGGAAGAGATGAAGATAAAAAAAGAATTTAAAGAGATTGTTGAAAAGATAGAATTGAAGGTTAAGTCTACATGA